One window from the genome of Carnobacteriaceae bacterium zg-84 encodes:
- the pta gene encoding phosphate acetyltransferase — protein MSLFESLKGKIVNKNIRIVFPEAVDVRVLGAAVRLKADNLLEPVLLGNVEEVTKLATQRGLSIQGLTIIDPKTYDKKEEMVNAFVERRNGKVSKEDAYTLLEDENYFGTMLVYMDLVDGLVSGAIHSTGDTVRPALQIIKTKPGISKTSGAFVMIRGDRERYVFSDCAINLEPTAQELAEIAVESAKTAEIFDIEPNVAMLSFSTKGSAKGESVSKVVEAAQIAKTLAPQYNIDGELQFDAAFVPSVAEQKAPDSSVAGKATVFVFPEIQSGNIGYKIAQRLGGFEAIGPILQGLNKPISDLSRGCNEEDVYKLAIITANQSLLK, from the coding sequence ATGAGTTTGTTTGAAAGTTTAAAAGGGAAAATTGTCAATAAGAATATTCGTATTGTTTTTCCAGAAGCGGTTGATGTGCGTGTATTAGGTGCAGCAGTTCGCTTAAAAGCAGATAATTTATTAGAGCCTGTTTTATTAGGAAATGTTGAAGAAGTAACGAAACTAGCGACACAACGTGGTTTATCTATTCAAGGATTGACTATTATTGACCCAAAAACATATGATAAAAAAGAAGAAATGGTGAATGCTTTTGTAGAACGCCGTAATGGGAAAGTGTCTAAAGAAGATGCGTATACTTTATTAGAAGATGAAAACTACTTTGGAACAATGCTTGTTTATATGGACTTAGTAGATGGTTTAGTGTCTGGAGCAATTCATTCGACGGGCGATACTGTTCGACCTGCTCTACAAATCATTAAAACAAAACCAGGTATTAGTAAAACAAGTGGAGCATTTGTGATGATACGTGGCGATAGAGAACGTTATGTGTTTAGTGATTGTGCAATTAACTTAGAACCAACAGCACAAGAATTAGCAGAAATTGCTGTTGAAAGTGCAAAAACAGCAGAAATTTTTGATATTGAACCAAATGTAGCGATGTTAAGTTTCTCAACAAAAGGTTCTGCTAAAGGTGAGAGTGTTTCTAAAGTTGTAGAAGCTGCTCAAATTGCAAAAACATTAGCACCACAATACAATATCGACGGGGAATTACAGTTTGATGCAGCATTTGTGCCAAGTGTTGCTGAACAAAAAGCACCAGATTCATCAGTTGCAGGTAAAGCAACAGTTTTTGTTTTCCCTGAAATTCAATCTGGAAATATTGGCTATAAAATCGCACAACGCTTAGGCGGATTCGAAGCTATTGGTCCCATTTTACAAGGGTTAAACAAACCAATTTCAGATTTATCTCGTGGTTGTAATGAAGAAGATGTTTATAAATTAGCGATTATTACAGCAAATCAAAGTTTATTGAAATAG
- a CDS encoding HIT family protein, giving the protein MTDCIFCNILKGNIPSYKVYEDDFVFAFLDITQVTKGHTLIIPKEHVKDVFEWTPSIATHLATAIPKVANALQKAFPDMQGLNIVNNNKELAYQSVFHSHIHLIPRYTNEDDFALTMRSNMDDYTSDMMQEIAQNIKNQF; this is encoded by the coding sequence ATGACAGATTGTATATTTTGCAACATTTTAAAAGGAAATATTCCAAGTTATAAAGTATATGAAGACGACTTTGTTTTTGCCTTTTTAGACATTACACAAGTCACAAAAGGACATACTCTCATCATCCCAAAAGAGCACGTCAAAGATGTTTTTGAATGGACACCTAGTATTGCTACACATCTAGCAACAGCCATTCCTAAAGTTGCTAATGCTTTACAAAAAGCATTTCCAGATATGCAAGGATTAAATATTGTCAACAATAATAAAGAATTGGCGTATCAAAGTGTTTTTCATTCACATATCCATTTAATACCACGCTACACAAATGAGGATGACTTTGCTTTAACAATGCGTTCGAATATGGACGACTACACTAGTGACATGATGCAAGAAATTGCACAAAATATTAAAAATCAATTTTAA
- the atpB gene encoding F0F1 ATP synthase subunit A yields the protein MGGKPIIFELFGIEITFSIVLSTLITCASVIVFTYFTTKKLSIRPNRGQTVMEMLVNFIKDIVTNNVKWEVAGKPLTIFGTTLFLFILMSNLLDLPFFVEAGGYSFWNAPTANAVVCLVLSLMVILLSHYLGIQRFGFKKYVSKNYLEPVKFLLPLKILEEFTNTLTLALRLYGNIYAGEVLIALLAQMSLAAGLGTIIPAVVLTVIWQAFSVMVAGIQAYVFTTLSMVYIGHKLEDSHD from the coding sequence ATGGGCGGCAAACCAATAATTTTTGAGTTATTTGGCATTGAAATAACATTTTCAATCGTTTTATCAACTCTTATAACCTGTGCGAGTGTTATTGTATTTACATATTTTACAACTAAAAAACTATCAATCCGACCAAACCGTGGCCAGACTGTAATGGAGATGTTGGTGAATTTTATCAAAGATATTGTGACAAATAATGTGAAGTGGGAAGTAGCAGGCAAACCACTAACCATATTTGGAACAACTTTGTTTCTGTTCATTTTAATGTCTAACTTACTAGACTTGCCATTTTTTGTTGAAGCAGGTGGATATTCTTTCTGGAATGCTCCAACAGCTAATGCGGTAGTATGTTTAGTTTTGTCCTTAATGGTTATTTTATTAAGTCACTATTTAGGGATACAACGTTTCGGGTTTAAAAAATATGTATCTAAAAATTATTTAGAACCCGTGAAGTTTTTGCTTCCTTTAAAAATTTTAGAGGAATTTACGAATACGTTAACACTGGCTTTACGTCTGTATGGAAATATTTATGCAGGTGAAGTTTTAATCGCATTACTTGCCCAAATGAGTTTGGCAGCTGGATTGGGAACCATTATTCCAGCAGTTGTTTTAACTGTTATATGGCAAGCATTCTCTGTTATGGTAGCAGGTATTCAAGCGTATGTATTTACGACACTATCTATGGTTTATATTGGTCATAAATTAGAAGATAGCCATGATTAA
- the atpE gene encoding F0F1 ATP synthase subunit C, which translates to MELKFIAIAIVMGLAAFGSALANARVVSKAIESMTRQPELKGSIMSTMFIGIGMIEAIPLLGVIVGFLMLFVY; encoded by the coding sequence ATGGAATTAAAATTTATCGCAATTGCAATTGTAATGGGGTTAGCAGCATTTGGTTCTGCTTTAGCGAATGCCCGTGTTGTATCAAAAGCTATTGAAAGTATGACACGTCAACCAGAATTAAAGGGTTCAATTATGAGTACAATGTTTATTGGTATTGGTATGATTGAAGCCATTCCTTTATTAGGTGTTATTGTTGGATTCTTGATGTTATTTGTGTACTAA
- the atpF gene encoding F0F1 ATP synthase subunit B, which produces MNSIILSSEQTSVSSVLGNSLVILVSFLILLFILSKFSVGPILKMMEKREKEVNDQLDNAQRKEEEAISHEKEAKAAIHEAQLKSQHLITKAKETGEKIKDDASRAARQETIRIRQEAQEALEHEREATMASLTEQVAGMSVELTEKLLKREITQQDHQALIDEFIEGLEK; this is translated from the coding sequence ATGAATTCTATCATTTTATCTAGTGAACAAACCAGTGTTTCTTCTGTTTTAGGGAATTCATTAGTCATTCTTGTTTCATTCCTTATCTTATTGTTTATTTTAAGTAAATTTTCTGTAGGTCCTATTTTGAAAATGATGGAAAAACGTGAAAAAGAAGTAAATGATCAATTAGATAATGCACAAAGAAAAGAAGAAGAGGCTATCTCTCATGAAAAAGAGGCGAAAGCAGCTATTCATGAGGCGCAATTAAAATCACAACATTTAATTACGAAAGCAAAAGAGACTGGTGAAAAAATAAAAGATGATGCCTCTCGTGCCGCAAGACAAGAAACAATTCGTATTCGTCAAGAGGCACAAGAAGCACTTGAACATGAAAGAGAAGCAACAATGGCGTCTTTAACAGAGCAAGTTGCAGGTATGAGTGTTGAGTTAACAGAAAAATTATTGAAACGTGAAATTACGCAACAAGATCATCAAGCACTTATTGATGAGTTTATTGAAGGGTTGGAAAAATAG
- the atpH gene encoding ATP synthase F1 subunit delta, whose protein sequence is MRDVYNERVTTLYELAKSRHHLEEVYNDFQVFKDGVGGEMPFTQMMTRENITNSSKAALLQDICQYFQEETRQFIQYFIDEAQYGYIYRAIKYFEQIYAKYHVDITTAIPLTQEQIDSIVSAISKKMKMSVDTCTTIVDEDVIGGVKVKSADFVLDATLLAKLKAFKETF, encoded by the coding sequence ATGAGAGATGTTTACAATGAACGTGTCACAACACTTTATGAATTGGCAAAATCTCGACATCATTTAGAAGAGGTTTACAATGATTTTCAAGTGTTTAAAGACGGTGTAGGTGGAGAAATGCCATTTACGCAAATGATGACACGTGAGAATATAACAAATTCAAGTAAGGCAGCATTGTTACAGGATATTTGTCAGTATTTCCAAGAAGAGACACGTCAATTCATTCAATATTTTATTGACGAAGCACAATATGGTTACATTTATAGAGCCATTAAATATTTTGAACAAATTTATGCAAAATACCATGTGGATATTACAACAGCTATTCCATTAACGCAAGAACAGATTGATAGTATCGTATCAGCGATTTCAAAAAAAATGAAAATGTCGGTAGATACGTGTACAACGATTGTTGATGAGGACGTCATTGGTGGTGTAAAAGTAAAATCGGCAGATTTTGTATTGGATGCGACGTTACTAGCAAAATTAAAAGCGTTTAAAGAAACTTTTTAA
- a CDS encoding F0F1 ATP synthase subunit alpha encodes MTNRAIEISAAIKERVRAFKTDNKISEIGEVSFVGDGIARATGLTNVMSNEMVIFENGTVGVAQNLEKNDVGIIILGEYTHIHEGDTVKRTGEILDVPVGEAMIGRVVNALGDPIDGKGPIHTSKRRPVEVEAPGIMDRQSVNESLPTGLKVVDALVPIGKGQRELIIGDRQTGKTAVAIDAILNQKGKDTLCIYVAIGQKESTVKALVDVLEKNGAMSYTTVVSASASQPAPMLYIAPYAGTAIGEEFMYSGKDVLIVYDDLSKQAAAYREISLLLRRPPGREAYPGDVFYLHSRLLERSARLSDALGGGSLTALPIIETQAGDISAYIPTNVISITDGQIFLQRDLFASGVRPALAAGLSVSRVGGAAQIKAMKKVAGTLRIDLASYRELEAFTQFGSDLDAATQRKLNRGKRTVEVLKQSQHAPLSVEKQVVILYALTHGYLDAISISDIRDFEEGLYDYLNVEAPELLAYIKDTGNLPDEEALSNAIKSYKEAFVPAAMH; translated from the coding sequence ATGACAAATCGTGCCATTGAAATTAGTGCGGCAATTAAAGAGCGAGTAAGAGCGTTTAAAACAGATAATAAAATTAGCGAGATTGGTGAAGTCAGTTTTGTCGGAGACGGAATTGCTAGAGCAACAGGTTTAACAAATGTCATGTCAAATGAGATGGTTATTTTTGAAAATGGCACTGTTGGTGTAGCACAAAACCTTGAAAAAAATGATGTTGGTATCATTATTTTGGGAGAGTATACACATATTCACGAGGGAGATACGGTCAAACGTACTGGAGAAATTTTAGATGTTCCAGTTGGTGAGGCGATGATAGGTCGTGTTGTGAATGCTCTTGGAGATCCAATTGACGGTAAAGGTCCTATTCATACGAGTAAACGTAGACCCGTGGAAGTTGAAGCGCCGGGAATTATGGATCGTCAGTCCGTTAATGAATCATTGCCAACTGGATTAAAAGTTGTAGATGCTTTAGTGCCAATTGGTAAAGGGCAACGTGAGTTAATTATCGGAGATAGACAAACAGGAAAAACAGCCGTTGCGATTGATGCGATTTTAAACCAAAAAGGCAAAGATACATTATGTATTTATGTTGCGATTGGTCAAAAAGAATCAACAGTAAAAGCATTAGTTGATGTACTAGAAAAAAATGGAGCAATGAGTTATACGACAGTTGTATCAGCAAGTGCATCTCAACCTGCTCCGATGTTATATATTGCACCTTATGCAGGAACAGCTATCGGTGAAGAATTTATGTATAGCGGAAAAGATGTGTTAATTGTTTATGATGATTTATCAAAACAAGCGGCAGCATATCGTGAAATATCATTATTATTACGTCGTCCACCAGGTCGTGAAGCATATCCAGGGGATGTTTTCTACTTGCATTCAAGATTATTAGAGCGTTCAGCTCGCTTGTCAGATGCATTAGGTGGAGGCTCTTTGACAGCTTTGCCAATTATTGAAACTCAAGCAGGTGATATTTCCGCGTATATTCCAACGAATGTTATTTCGATTACAGACGGACAAATTTTCTTACAACGTGACTTATTTGCTTCGGGTGTTAGACCAGCGTTAGCTGCGGGATTATCTGTATCTCGTGTTGGTGGAGCAGCACAAATAAAAGCGATGAAGAAAGTAGCAGGGACATTACGTATTGACTTGGCAAGTTATCGTGAATTAGAAGCGTTTACGCAGTTTGGTTCTGATTTAGATGCAGCTACACAGCGTAAATTGAATAGAGGGAAACGTACCGTAGAAGTATTGAAGCAATCGCAACATGCACCACTTAGTGTAGAAAAACAAGTCGTGATTTTATATGCACTAACACATGGTTATTTAGATGCGATTTCTATTAGTGATATTCGTGATTTTGAAGAAGGTTTATATGACTATTTAAATGTAGAAGCACCGGAATTGTTGGCGTACATTAAAGATACTGGTAATTTGCCAGATGAAGAAGCATTATCTAATGCAATTAAGTCTTATAAAGAAGCGTTTGTTCCAGCTGCAATGCATTGA
- a CDS encoding F0F1 ATP synthase subunit gamma, which produces MGASLIDIKKRIDSTKMTRQITSAMQMVSAAKLNRAEQYVKNFKTYSEKIREMVTHLASTFRTDIHDLEYADDVDYVNSFIDFHDMLIDRPIRKTGYIVISSDQGLAGNYNSSLFHSTLQMLQEEHQSNDEFVLMAIGSSATAFFAKEGIPVHYQLDSLSDHPSLRDVQGLIAKSLNMFKAGEFDALYVCYNHHVNAMMSRYQVEQMLPLIDLDEVVPEEEKVTTQYVFEPSRATVLANLLPQYAESLIYGAIIDAKASEHASRMIAMRSATDNATKLIDELKKQYNQQRQTAITQEITEIVGGAAALEN; this is translated from the coding sequence GTGGGAGCTTCTTTGATTGATATAAAAAAACGTATTGATTCAACAAAAATGACACGACAAATTACAAGTGCCATGCAAATGGTGTCGGCGGCGAAGTTGAATCGTGCTGAACAGTATGTGAAAAATTTTAAAACATACTCTGAAAAAATTCGAGAAATGGTAACCCATTTAGCAAGCACATTTAGAACAGATATTCATGATTTAGAATATGCAGATGATGTGGATTATGTAAATAGTTTTATTGATTTTCATGATATGTTAATTGATCGTCCAATTCGTAAAACAGGCTATATTGTTATTTCGTCTGATCAAGGTTTAGCGGGTAACTATAATAGTTCTTTATTCCACTCAACATTGCAAATGTTGCAAGAGGAGCATCAATCTAATGATGAGTTTGTTTTAATGGCAATAGGGTCAAGCGCAACGGCATTTTTTGCTAAAGAAGGTATTCCTGTACATTACCAATTAGATAGTTTGAGTGATCATCCGTCATTAAGAGATGTACAAGGTTTAATTGCTAAGTCTTTAAATATGTTTAAAGCAGGAGAATTTGATGCTTTATATGTTTGTTATAATCATCACGTAAATGCGATGATGTCAAGATATCAAGTTGAACAGATGTTGCCATTGATAGATTTAGATGAAGTTGTACCAGAAGAAGAAAAAGTCACGACTCAATATGTTTTTGAGCCCTCTCGTGCAACTGTATTGGCAAATTTATTGCCACAATATGCAGAAAGTTTAATTTATGGTGCTATTATAGATGCGAAAGCATCAGAGCATGCTTCTCGTATGATTGCGATGAGAAGTGCGACGGATAATGCAACCAAATTGATTGATGAATTGAAAAAACAATACAATCAACAACGTCAAACAGCAATTACGCAAGAGATTACGGAAATTGTTGGTGGAGCTGCTGCATTAGAAAATTAA
- the atpD gene encoding F0F1 ATP synthase subunit beta, producing MKIGQISQVVGPVVDVTFPLSDGVPDIHNALIVKKELPNGDLKEIVLETAVELGGGVIRTIAMESTDGLTRGMQVEDTGETLKVPVGKETLGRVFNVLGKTVDGQPDFPEDFKRHPIHRKAPVYEELNSKYEILQTGIKVIDLLAPYLKGGKIGLFGGAGVGKTVLIQELIHNIAEKSNGISVFTGVGERTREGNDLYFEMKESGVSEKTAMVFGQMNEPPGARMRVALTGLTLAEYFRDEEKQDVLLFIDNIFRFTQAGSEVSALLGRMPSAVGYQPTLATEMGQLQERITSTRNGSITSIQAIYVPADDYTDPAPATTFAHLDATTNLERKLTELGIYPAVDPLASTSSALTPEIVGQEHYEVAMEVQRILQRYRELQDIIAILGLDELSETEKVIVNRARRIQFFLSQNFHVAETFTGQPGSFVPVAETVKGFKGIIDGKYDDIPEDSFRNVGCIEDVIRKAVLSGYNGPARHELTAEELEKLENSRMV from the coding sequence TTGAAAATAGGACAAATAAGTCAAGTTGTTGGACCAGTTGTTGACGTAACGTTCCCATTGTCTGACGGAGTACCGGATATCCACAATGCTTTAATCGTAAAAAAAGAATTACCGAATGGTGACTTAAAAGAGATTGTTTTAGAAACAGCAGTAGAGCTAGGTGGCGGTGTTATTCGAACAATTGCGATGGAATCAACCGATGGTTTAACACGTGGCATGCAAGTAGAAGATACAGGAGAAACCTTAAAAGTACCTGTTGGAAAAGAAACACTCGGTCGTGTCTTTAATGTCTTAGGTAAAACAGTAGATGGACAACCTGATTTTCCAGAAGATTTTAAACGTCACCCAATTCACCGTAAAGCACCTGTTTATGAAGAGTTAAATAGTAAATATGAAATTTTACAAACAGGAATTAAAGTCATTGATTTACTCGCGCCGTATTTAAAAGGTGGGAAAATTGGTTTGTTCGGTGGAGCCGGTGTAGGAAAAACGGTTTTAATTCAAGAGTTAATCCATAATATTGCAGAAAAATCAAATGGTATTTCTGTGTTTACTGGAGTTGGAGAAAGAACACGTGAAGGAAATGATTTGTATTTTGAAATGAAAGAATCTGGTGTTAGTGAAAAAACAGCCATGGTTTTTGGACAAATGAATGAACCGCCGGGTGCGCGTATGCGTGTTGCTTTAACAGGTTTGACACTTGCTGAATATTTCCGTGATGAAGAAAAACAAGACGTTCTTTTGTTTATTGATAATATTTTCCGTTTTACACAAGCTGGTTCAGAAGTGTCTGCGTTGTTAGGAAGAATGCCTTCTGCTGTTGGGTATCAACCAACATTGGCAACAGAGATGGGGCAGTTACAAGAACGTATCACGTCAACAAGAAATGGTTCGATTACATCTATTCAAGCTATTTATGTACCAGCAGATGACTATACAGACCCAGCACCTGCGACGACATTTGCTCATTTAGATGCAACAACAAACTTGGAAAGAAAATTAACAGAATTAGGTATTTATCCAGCGGTAGATCCATTGGCATCAACATCAAGTGCGTTGACACCTGAAATTGTTGGGCAAGAGCATTATGAGGTTGCGATGGAAGTACAACGCATTTTACAACGTTATCGTGAATTGCAAGATATTATTGCTATTTTAGGGTTAGATGAATTATCTGAAACAGAAAAAGTGATTGTAAATCGTGCAAGACGTATTCAGTTTTTCTTATCTCAAAACTTCCATGTTGCTGAAACATTTACAGGTCAACCGGGGTCATTTGTTCCCGTTGCAGAAACAGTAAAAGGGTTTAAAGGTATCATTGATGGTAAATATGATGATATTCCTGAAGATAGTTTCCGTAATGTCGGCTGTATTGAAGATGTTATTCGTAAAGCTGTCTTAAGTGGATATAATGGTCCGGCTAGACATGAATTAACAGCGGAAGAATTAGAAAAATTAGAAAATAGTCGAATGGTATAA
- a CDS encoding F0F1 ATP synthase subunit epsilon, giving the protein MSEEKLIRVNIVTPDGVVFTHRAQYVSVKTPIGGLTILPNHIPIVTTLSIGPVTIKRRQDKGFENYVAVNGGMLQFSNNVCNIVADTAERARDIDRERAERAKERAERALHEAEELHDMAKLNRAKIALNKAINRIGVSSRYGK; this is encoded by the coding sequence ATGAGTGAAGAAAAACTAATTAGAGTCAATATTGTGACGCCTGATGGAGTTGTATTCACACACAGGGCACAGTATGTATCTGTGAAAACACCTATCGGAGGGTTGACTATTTTACCAAACCATATTCCGATTGTGACAACATTATCCATTGGTCCAGTAACAATTAAAAGAAGACAAGATAAAGGTTTTGAAAATTATGTTGCTGTAAATGGAGGCATGCTTCAATTTTCAAATAATGTATGCAATATTGTTGCCGATACAGCGGAAAGAGCACGTGATATTGATAGAGAGCGTGCTGAACGTGCAAAAGAACGTGCCGAACGTGCTTTACATGAGGCAGAAGAATTGCATGACATGGCTAAACTTAACCGTGCTAAAATTGCGTTGAACAAAGCAATTAACCGTATCGGTGTAAGTAGCCGTTATGGAAAATAG
- a CDS encoding ISL3 family transposase, producing MTSHLGKMSFIFVDGLTHRIIDVLPSRQLDHLITYFKQFSKKARHSVRYFVMDMNANYGKLIQKVFPNAVIVTDRFHIIQHIHRNLNTLRIKEMNTFKKDEKAYKHLKKYWKLLLKDAFDVNDTDYHYHQSFKTYLTHAQILDRLLDYSPVLKQAYEFVQELRYAYRQRDFELFMEVIHHVDLSLPEWLRKKFDIFKIYQNGIYQVFITPYSNGITEAINNQTDYLWL from the coding sequence GTGACATCTCATTTAGGGAAGATGAGCTTTATCTTTGTAGACGGATTGACACACCGTATTATTGATGTGTTACCTAGTCGCCAATTAGACCATTTAATCACTTATTTTAAACAATTTTCTAAAAAAGCAAGACATAGCGTTCGCTATTTTGTTATGGATATGAATGCCAATTATGGCAAACTTATTCAGAAGGTTTTTCCTAATGCCGTTATTGTCACAGATAGATTTCATATCATACAACATATACATCGGAATTTAAATACACTACGTATAAAAGAAATGAACACCTTTAAAAAAGACGAAAAGGCTTATAAACACTTAAAGAAATACTGGAAATTATTATTAAAAGATGCCTTTGATGTAAATGATACAGACTATCATTATCACCAATCCTTTAAAACATATCTGACACACGCACAAATCCTTGATAGATTATTAGACTATAGTCCTGTTTTAAAACAAGCATATGAGTTTGTACAAGAGTTGAGATATGCTTATAGACAGCGAGATTTTGAGTTATTTATGGAGGTTATTCATCATGTTGACCTGTCATTACCAGAGTGGCTTAGAAAGAAATTTGATATTTTTAAAATCTATCAGAATGGTATTTATCAAGTTTTTATCACACCTTATTCAAACGGCATCACAGAAGCTATTAACAATCAAACGGATTACCTATGGCTATAG
- a CDS encoding GtrA family protein translates to MVKYIFFGALTTGVNFLSLWVFKTYTVLPLILSNFLSIVLSILFAYFVNAKYVFYSKAQTTKQICQELGKFFSARVITIIVELVGVWLLAEVLLYSLMYSKLFVNIIVLILNFIFSKVIFK, encoded by the coding sequence ATGGTTAAATACATTTTCTTTGGCGCATTGACGACAGGTGTTAATTTTCTGTCTTTATGGGTATTTAAAACTTATACGGTCTTACCATTGATTTTGTCTAACTTTTTATCCATTGTTTTATCTATTTTATTTGCTTATTTTGTGAATGCAAAGTATGTTTTTTATTCGAAAGCACAAACAACAAAACAAATATGTCAGGAATTAGGAAAATTCTTTTCTGCAAGAGTGATTACAATTATTGTTGAATTAGTGGGAGTATGGTTATTAGCTGAGGTATTGTTATACTCATTGATGTATTCTAAATTGTTTGTCAATATTATTGTGTTAATTTTAAACTTTATATTTTCTAAGGTTATTTTTAAATAA
- a CDS encoding sugar nucleotide-binding protein yields MTILITDSESQIGKELQNYFRERKIEFLATDKINFDATNEILVNQFIEDLKPEIIYHCTEYTCDDILINHLQYSESYHIDTTRYIASAASRIGAKMVYLSSSFVFDGQKEIPYLVDDMPNPQCKSGMLAYEGELAVRELVECAYIIRTSTVFGEYDPLFQDLSFESTEPREVFIDLPNTVQQYTWSKSVVEFMVFLVENGADYGVYHFANRELCKKDELVQTYLSMRNMSVEIVNSENAHDDEFPILDISKSENLSFYIPTWKESVMNMWKEISD; encoded by the coding sequence ATGACTATTTTGATTACGGATTCGGAAAGTCAAATAGGAAAGGAATTACAGAATTATTTTCGTGAGAGAAAAATTGAGTTTCTAGCAACGGATAAAATAAATTTTGATGCAACAAATGAAATTTTAGTAAATCAGTTTATTGAAGATTTAAAACCAGAAATTATTTATCATTGTACTGAATATACGTGTGACGATATATTAATAAATCATCTACAATATAGTGAATCATACCATATTGATACAACAAGATATATTGCAAGTGCTGCTAGTCGTATAGGTGCAAAAATGGTATATTTGAGTTCATCTTTTGTTTTTGATGGGCAAAAAGAGATACCGTATTTGGTAGATGATATGCCTAATCCACAGTGTAAAAGTGGTATGCTTGCTTATGAAGGTGAGTTAGCTGTAAGAGAATTAGTAGAGTGTGCTTATATTATCAGAACATCCACAGTATTTGGAGAGTATGATCCTCTTTTTCAAGATTTATCTTTTGAGTCAACTGAGCCAAGAGAAGTATTTATAGACTTGCCAAATACTGTACAACAATATACATGGAGTAAATCAGTGGTTGAATTTATGGTGTTTCTTGTTGAAAATGGTGCTGATTATGGTGTGTATCATTTTGCTAATAGAGAACTTTGTAAAAAAGACGAGTTGGTACAAACGTATTTAAGTATGAGAAATATGTCAGTAGAAATTGTAAATAGTGAGAACGCTCATGACGACGAATTTCCTATTTTAGATATTTCTAAGTCAGAAAATCTGTCGTTTTATATTCCAACTTGGAAAGAGTCAGTTATGAATATGTGGAAAGAGATAAGTGATTAA